In one window of Calypte anna isolate BGI_N300 chromosome 1, bCalAnn1_v1.p, whole genome shotgun sequence DNA:
- the PDCL3 gene encoding phosducin-like protein 3 yields the protein MQDPNEDTEWNDVLRKKGILPPKENLEELERAKEEEELAILQKSLVRTYEDMTLEELEENEDEFNEEDERAIEMYRQQRLAEMKAAQMKNIFGEVMEISGKDYVQEVTKAGKGIWVVLHLYKQGIPLCALINQHMSGLAKKFRDVKFIKAISTTCIPNYPDKNLPTIFVYLEGDIKAQFIGPLVFGGMNLTRDELEWKISESGAIKTDLEENPRKQIQDQLMSSIRVCAPARVESDSEDD from the exons ATGCAG GACCCAAATGAAGACACAGAGTGGAATGATGTCCTGCGTAAGAAAGGTATTCTTCCTCCAAAAGAAAACCTTGAGGAACTGGAGCGtgcaaaggaagaggaggagcttGCCATCCTTCAGAAGTCTCTTG TGAGAACTTATGAGGATATGACTCTGGAAGAgctagaagaaaatgaagatgaattTAATGAGGAAGATGAGAGAGCTATTGAAATGTACAG GCAGCAAAGGTTAGCAGAAATGAAAGCAGCTcaaatgaagaatatttttggtGAAGTTATGGAGATTTCTGGGAAGGATTATGTTCAAGAGGTTACGAAAGCTGGAAAAGGTATATGGGTAGTCCTACACCTCTACAAACAAGG AATTCCACTTTGTGCCTTAATAAATCAACATATGAGTGGGCttgcaaaaaaattcagagatgTGAAATTCATCAAAGCTATCTCCACCACCTGCATTCCCAACTACCCTGATAAAAACCTGCCTACGATATTCGTCTACCTGGAGGGAGACATCAAAGCTCAGTTCATTGGCCCCTTAGTGTTTGGTGGCATGAATCTGACAAGGGATG AATTAGAGTGGAAGATTTCGGAGTCGGGTGCCATCAAGACAGACCTTGAGGAGAACCCCAGGAAGCAGATCCAGGACCAGCTCATGTCCTCTATCAGGGTGTGTGCCCCAGCCAGGGTGGAGAGTGACTCGGAGGATGACTGA